The following are encoded together in the Neomonachus schauinslandi chromosome X, ASM220157v2, whole genome shotgun sequence genome:
- the LOC110569736 gene encoding melanoma-associated antigen B17-like produces MPRGQKSKVRAREKRHQGRGEAQSLGGAPAAAAAAAAAEEPPRSPPPGVGAMPPGSPEAGPPPQPQGAPAPGSPGADPPGPPRDQGAQNAEAAAAPAPRAARKDPLTRKASVLVQFLLEKHGTGEPITRAALLKMVSRKYREHFPEIFRLTSERMELVFGLELREVDTRSQSYTLVSKLSLPSDGNKGLPKTGLLMALLGVIFMKGNRATEEEVWEFLNVLGVQEGRRHLIFGEPRKLITQDLVHQGYLEYRAVPASDPPRHEFLWGPRARAETSKMQVLQVLAKINDTVPSCFPELYEEALQEQKERAAARGWRRV; encoded by the coding sequence ATGCCTCGGGGCCAGAAGAGCAAGGTCCGTGCCCGGGAGAAACGCCACCAGGGCCGCGGTGAGGCTCAGAGTCTCGGGGGTGCTCCTGCTGCGGCAGCAGCAGCCGCCGCAGCAGAGGagcccccccgctcccccccgccCGGCGTGGGGGCGATGCCCCCGGGCTCCCCCGAGGCGGGTCCGCCCCCGCAGCCCCAGGGCGCCCCGGCCCCTGGGTCTCCTGGCGCGGACCCTCCAGGCCCGCCACGTGACCAGGGCGCCCAGAACGCGGAggccgccgccgccccggcccCCCGGGCCGCCCGCAAAGACCCCCTCACCCGCAAGGCCAGCGTGCTGGTGCAGTTCCTGCTGGAGAAGCACGGCACCGGGGAGCCCATCACGCGGGCCGCGCTGCTGAAGATGGTCAGCAGGAAGTACCGCGAGCACTTCCCCGAGATCTTCAGGCTCACCTCGGAGCGCATGGAGCTGGTCTTCGGGCTCGAGCTCAGGGAGGTCGATACCCGCAGCCAGTCCTACACCCTGGTCAGCAAGCTGTCCCTCCCGAGCGACGGCAACAAGGGGCTGCCCAAGACCGGCCTCCTGATGGCGCTCCTGGGCGTGATCTTCATGAAGGGCAACCGCGCCACCGAGGAGGAGGTCTGGGAGTTCCTCAACGTGCTGGGCGtccaggagggcaggaggcaCCTGATCTTCGGCGAGCCCCGGAAGCTCATCACCCAAGACCTGGTGCACCAGGGCTACCTGGAGTACCGCGCGGTGCCCGCCAGCGACCCTCCGCGCCACGAGTTCCTGTGGGGCCCGCGAGCCCGCGCGGAGACCAGCAAGATGCAGGTGCTGCAGGTCCTGGCCAAGATCAACGACACCGTGCCCAGCTGCTTCCCCGAGCTGTACGAGGAGGCGCTGCAAGAGCAGAAGGAGCGCGCGGCGGCCCGTGGCTGGCGCCGCGTCTAG